One window from the genome of Streptomyces sp. NBC_01476 encodes:
- a CDS encoding (2Fe-2S)-binding protein produces the protein MNAPVPPPGDAEPTAVISAITALGAFFALEETGAAPPAGWQPMSAALLGDRVTGVRQWLAAAGGQPAGAVEPRVAASVAHLGLAARLVSPALAAAVLFGRPLLFALHEVRWQPVLGGPVPLALPAGALGAPLAGLEALAGLLAARLLAGPLEELAAVFGTFGVSRHILRGNTASAVNGAAVSLVRARPELAVRTRAFTGLLLDRPPLAGESTAEEGVFRRRSCCLIYRAGPGGKGALCGDCALDLRPATGRVPDSAS, from the coding sequence GTGAACGCACCCGTGCCGCCGCCGGGCGACGCGGAGCCGACCGCGGTGATCTCCGCGATCACCGCGCTCGGCGCGTTCTTCGCCCTGGAGGAGACCGGGGCCGCGCCGCCCGCCGGCTGGCAGCCGATGTCCGCGGCGCTCCTCGGCGACCGGGTCACCGGGGTACGGCAATGGCTCGCCGCCGCCGGCGGGCAGCCGGCCGGGGCCGTCGAACCACGGGTGGCCGCGTCCGTCGCGCATCTCGGACTCGCCGCACGGCTGGTCTCGCCCGCGCTCGCCGCCGCCGTACTGTTCGGGCGCCCGCTCCTGTTCGCGCTGCACGAGGTGCGCTGGCAGCCGGTGCTCGGCGGTCCCGTACCGCTGGCACTTCCCGCCGGCGCGCTCGGAGCGCCCCTGGCCGGCCTGGAAGCGCTCGCCGGCCTGCTGGCGGCACGGCTGCTGGCCGGCCCGCTGGAGGAACTGGCAGCCGTCTTCGGCACGTTCGGGGTCTCCCGGCACATCCTGCGCGGCAACACCGCCTCGGCGGTGAACGGCGCCGCGGTGAGCCTCGTCCGAGCACGGCCCGAACTGGCCGTCCGCACCCGGGCGTTCACCGGCCTGCTGCTTGACCGGCCGCCACTGGCCGGTGAGAGCACGGCAGAGGAGGGCGTCTTCCGCCGCCGTAGCTGCTGTCTGATCTACCGGGCCGGGCCCGGCGGCAAGGGCGCGCTCTGCGGGGACTGCGCCCTTGACCTGCGGCCCGCCACCGGCCGTGTGCCAGACTCCGCGTCGTGA
- a CDS encoding ABC transporter ATP-binding protein, producing MSADRELLPTATARRTGRVAAELIRPQRARAWLTAAVFVAAAVTGLVGPLALGRIVEAVQGRSGGGQVTAAALVLLGAALAQAALTALGAALTAQVGETALARLRERVIARAFALPAQRIEQVGAGDLAARIGDDAALVGTAVRGVLPSVTGAALTICFTVLGLTALDWRFALAGLCALPIQTAALRWYLRHSGPLYAAQRVAGGERSRQILESVSGAETVRAFRLTADHTRRIAQRSAVAKDFALRAVTLRSRFYGRLNAAEFTGLALILTVGWLLVHTGRANVGEATAAALLFIRLFDPVNILLGLAATVQEAAAGLARLVGAADLVPGPDRGGPAPGPDDGQQASGPHSAGAAASAAGRLPAASAPGRLPAADAPGRLPAADAPGRLPTASAPGRLPAAREPDAPAQVTVRDVHHAYVPGDPVLHGVSLRLARGEHVTLVGASGAGKSTLARIVAGVHPPTAGRVTVHGQGEERPAVLLLDQDTHVFADTVAGNLRLARPDAGAAAMTAALEAAGAWPWVRALPQRLDTPIGSGATELTPVQAQQLALARLALADPPVAVLDESAAEAGSDGARTLEAAARRVLRGRTALVVAHRLSQAATADRVVVMEAGRIVEEGGHLELVAAGGRYARLWAAWSDRTSAGPGELAHNGQESPSELRSS from the coding sequence ATGAGCGCCGACCGCGAGCTGCTGCCCACCGCCACCGCCCGCAGGACCGGCCGGGTGGCGGCCGAACTCATCCGCCCGCAAAGGGCACGTGCCTGGCTGACCGCGGCGGTCTTCGTGGCCGCGGCCGTGACCGGCCTGGTCGGGCCGCTCGCGCTCGGGCGGATCGTCGAGGCCGTGCAGGGCAGGAGCGGCGGCGGGCAGGTGACCGCCGCGGCGCTCGTGCTGCTCGGCGCGGCGCTGGCCCAGGCCGCGCTCACCGCGCTGGGCGCCGCGCTCACCGCGCAGGTCGGCGAGACCGCGCTGGCCCGGCTGCGCGAACGGGTCATCGCCCGCGCCTTCGCACTGCCCGCGCAGCGGATCGAACAGGTCGGGGCGGGCGACCTCGCCGCCCGGATCGGGGACGACGCCGCGCTGGTCGGCACCGCCGTCCGCGGGGTCCTGCCGAGCGTCACGGGCGCCGCGCTGACCATCTGCTTCACCGTGCTCGGACTCACCGCCCTGGACTGGCGGTTCGCGCTCGCCGGACTCTGCGCGCTGCCCATCCAGACCGCCGCCCTGCGCTGGTACCTGCGGCACTCCGGACCGCTGTACGCGGCCCAGCGGGTCGCGGGCGGCGAGCGGTCCCGGCAGATCCTGGAGTCGGTCTCCGGCGCCGAGACCGTCCGCGCCTTCCGGCTCACCGCCGACCACACCCGGCGGATCGCCCAGCGCTCCGCCGTCGCCAAGGACTTCGCCCTGCGCGCGGTCACCCTGCGGTCACGCTTCTACGGCCGCCTCAACGCCGCCGAGTTCACCGGTCTCGCGCTGATCCTCACCGTGGGCTGGCTGCTGGTGCACACCGGCCGCGCGAACGTCGGCGAGGCCACCGCGGCGGCGCTGCTCTTCATCCGCCTCTTCGACCCGGTGAACATCCTGCTGGGCCTGGCCGCCACGGTCCAGGAGGCCGCGGCCGGCCTGGCCCGCCTCGTCGGCGCCGCCGACCTGGTGCCCGGCCCCGACCGCGGCGGCCCGGCCCCCGGCCCCGACGACGGTCAGCAGGCGTCCGGCCCCCACAGCGCCGGTGCCGCCGCGTCCGCAGCGGGACGGCTTCCCGCCGCGTCGGCGCCGGGACGGCTCCCCGCCGCGGACGCACCGGGACGGCTTCCCGCCGCGGACGCACCGGGACGGCTCCCCACCGCGTCGGCCCCGGGACGGCTCCCCGCCGCCCGCGAGCCGGACGCCCCCGCCCAGGTGACCGTCCGCGACGTCCACCACGCCTACGTCCCCGGTGACCCCGTACTCCACGGCGTCAGCCTGCGGCTGGCCCGCGGCGAGCACGTGACGCTCGTCGGGGCCAGCGGCGCCGGCAAGAGCACCCTCGCCCGGATCGTGGCGGGCGTCCATCCGCCCACCGCGGGCCGGGTCACCGTGCACGGCCAGGGCGAGGAACGGCCCGCTGTCCTGCTGCTCGACCAGGACACCCACGTCTTCGCGGACACCGTCGCGGGCAACCTCCGGCTGGCGCGCCCGGACGCCGGCGCGGCCGCCATGACCGCCGCGCTGGAGGCGGCCGGCGCGTGGCCGTGGGTACGCGCCCTGCCGCAGCGGCTCGACACCCCGATCGGCTCCGGCGCCACCGAACTCACCCCCGTCCAGGCCCAGCAACTCGCCCTGGCCCGGCTGGCACTGGCCGATCCGCCGGTCGCGGTGCTCGACGAGTCCGCCGCGGAGGCCGGCAGCGACGGCGCCCGCACGCTGGAGGCCGCCGCCCGCCGCGTGCTGCGCGGACGCACCGCGCTGGTCGTCGCGCACCGCCTCTCGCAGGCGGCCACCGCGGACCGGGTGGTCGTCATGGAGGCAGGCCGCATCGTGGAGGAGGGCGGCCACCTCGAACTCGTCGCGGCCGGCGGCCGGTACGCGCGCCTGTGGGCGGCGTGGTCCGACCGCACCTCCGCGGGCCCGGGAGAGCTTGCTCACAACGGCCAGGAAAGCCCGTCAGAGCTGCGTTCGTCCTGA
- a CDS encoding CbtA family protein: MEKKLILRGLLAGAVGGLLAFLFARIFAEPQIGRAIDYESGRDAAQAALDKAAGIPAEAAGPDLFSRTIQADVGIGVGMIVFGMAMGALFAVAYAICLGRVGALRARNLALVVAAGGFLGMYLVPFLKYPANPPAIGHEETIKARSGLYLTMVVCSVVFLIGAAWLGKRLQARFGNWNAVLLAGAAFVVAIGVVMLLLPSFGHLGYNREHFGDHATETPLPLTDGKGTIVYPGFPADVLFSFRFYSVAAQLLLWTAIGLVFAPLAERLLQPRPGTAAAREPAPVPA, translated from the coding sequence ATGGAAAAGAAGCTCATCCTGCGCGGCCTGCTGGCCGGCGCAGTCGGCGGGCTGCTCGCCTTCCTCTTCGCCCGGATCTTCGCCGAGCCGCAGATCGGCAGGGCGATCGACTACGAGAGCGGCCGGGACGCGGCCCAGGCCGCGCTCGACAAGGCGGCGGGCATCCCGGCCGAGGCGGCCGGCCCCGATCTGTTCAGCCGCACCATCCAGGCGGACGTCGGCATCGGCGTCGGCATGATCGTCTTCGGTATGGCGATGGGCGCGCTCTTCGCCGTCGCGTACGCGATCTGCCTCGGCCGGGTCGGTGCGCTGCGCGCCCGCAACCTGGCGCTGGTCGTCGCGGCCGGCGGCTTCCTCGGCATGTATCTGGTGCCGTTCCTGAAGTACCCGGCCAACCCGCCGGCCATCGGGCACGAGGAGACCATCAAGGCCCGCAGCGGCCTCTACCTGACCATGGTGGTCTGCTCGGTGGTCTTCCTGATCGGCGCCGCCTGGCTCGGCAAGCGTCTCCAGGCGCGCTTCGGGAACTGGAACGCGGTGCTGCTGGCCGGCGCCGCCTTCGTCGTCGCCATCGGCGTCGTCATGCTCCTCCTGCCGTCATTCGGCCACCTCGGCTACAACAGGGAGCACTTCGGCGACCACGCCACCGAGACTCCGCTGCCGCTGACCGACGGCAAGGGCACCATCGTCTATCCGGGCTTCCCGGCGGACGTGCTCTTCTCCTTCCGCTTCTACTCGGTCGCCGCCCAGTTGCTGCTCTGGACGGCCATCGGCCTGGTCTTCGCCCCGCTGGCCGAACGCCTCCTGCAGCCCCGCCCCGGCACCGCCGCCGCGCGGGAGCCGGCACCGGTCCCCGCGTGA
- a CDS encoding ABC transporter substrate-binding protein, with the protein MPMPPAPSSRLSGPTRRGLLGAGAAGAALFGLAACGSGTSHTGATSGGSPKATTRTVDSAKGPLTIPAAPQRVVAINDFPMAAMFDLGLTPAGVFNAGEEYVPQRDLAKWKPIPKVSDGVGGAIQVEKVAALRPDLIIGIDAQANLPYDQLSALAPTVLLPFTKSTAPWRDMADQTAAVLGVPNALDRLKQRYTERTAQLRKEYATVLARTRWDLLQGGFDEGNWWLYGHGSPIGGILGDAGARFATASARLGVQQSVSYELVTGRLADADAVFYYTTNDGKPANLGPKLFAQKSFQQLPATRSKHLFGSIYFLPGGYEDALAALDDFEKALRSL; encoded by the coding sequence ATGCCCATGCCGCCCGCACCCTCCTCCCGGCTCTCGGGCCCGACCCGCCGCGGTCTGCTCGGGGCCGGCGCCGCCGGCGCCGCGCTCTTCGGCCTGGCGGCCTGCGGTTCCGGGACATCGCACACCGGCGCCACCAGCGGCGGCAGCCCCAAGGCGACCACCCGGACCGTCGACAGCGCCAAGGGACCGCTCACGATACCGGCCGCGCCCCAGCGCGTGGTGGCCATCAACGACTTCCCGATGGCCGCCATGTTCGACCTCGGACTCACCCCGGCCGGCGTCTTCAACGCCGGTGAGGAGTACGTCCCGCAGCGCGACCTCGCCAAGTGGAAGCCGATCCCCAAGGTCTCCGACGGCGTGGGCGGCGCCATCCAGGTCGAGAAGGTCGCCGCGCTGCGTCCCGACCTCATCATCGGCATCGACGCCCAGGCGAACCTGCCCTACGACCAGTTGAGCGCCCTGGCCCCGACCGTGCTGCTGCCGTTCACCAAGTCCACCGCGCCCTGGCGCGACATGGCCGATCAGACCGCCGCCGTACTCGGCGTGCCGAACGCGCTTGACCGGCTCAAGCAGCGCTACACCGAGCGGACCGCCCAGCTCCGCAAGGAGTACGCCACGGTCCTCGCCCGCACCCGGTGGGACCTGCTCCAGGGCGGCTTCGACGAGGGCAACTGGTGGCTCTACGGCCACGGTTCGCCGATCGGCGGCATCCTCGGCGACGCGGGCGCGCGCTTCGCCACCGCCAGTGCGCGCCTCGGCGTGCAGCAGTCCGTCTCCTACGAGCTGGTCACCGGCAGACTCGCCGACGCGGACGCGGTCTTCTACTACACGACCAACGACGGGAAGCCCGCCAACCTCGGCCCGAAGCTCTTCGCCCAGAAGTCCTTCCAGCAGCTGCCCGCGACCCGCTCGAAGCACCTCTTCGGCAGCATCTACTTCCTGCCCGGCGGTTACGAGGACGCGCTCGCCGCGCTCGACGACTTCGAGAAGGCGCTGCGGTCACTGTGA
- a CDS encoding CbtB domain-containing protein: MSSISAPRPAATPVVLPVSKAVLWLVGTALVALAAYYFIGVDQGAVSVFGKDTHIHEFVHDARHFLGFPCH; this comes from the coding sequence TTGAGCAGCATTTCCGCTCCCCGCCCGGCCGCGACGCCGGTCGTCCTGCCGGTCTCCAAAGCCGTACTGTGGCTCGTCGGCACCGCACTTGTGGCGCTCGCCGCCTACTACTTCATCGGCGTCGACCAGGGCGCCGTCTCCGTCTTCGGCAAGGACACGCACATCCACGAGTTCGTCCACGACGCGCGTCATTTCCTCGGCTTCCCCTGCCACTGA
- the cobF gene encoding precorrin-6A synthase (deacetylating) yields MKQIYVIGIGAGDPQQLTLQAVDALGRTDVFFLLDKGEEKADLVGLREQLLQRHATRPHRVVVARDPERDRGASTAGYAPAVGDWRTRRAEVYQRLIAEELPDGSCGAFLVWGDPALYDSTLGILEEVHARGGAEFDWTVVPGISSVSSLAAKHRTGLNQVGRPVQITTGRRLSEEGLPGGVDDVVVMLDARQAFGDLIGEGLHIYWGAYLGTPDEILLSGPLDGELADRIRGVRAAARARKGWIMDTYLLRRADER; encoded by the coding sequence GTGAAGCAGATCTACGTCATCGGCATCGGCGCGGGCGACCCGCAGCAGCTCACCCTGCAGGCGGTGGATGCCCTCGGCCGTACCGATGTGTTCTTCCTGCTGGACAAGGGCGAGGAGAAGGCCGACCTGGTGGGCCTGCGCGAGCAGCTCCTCCAGCGCCACGCGACCCGGCCGCACCGGGTGGTCGTCGCCCGCGACCCGGAACGGGACCGCGGCGCGTCCACCGCCGGCTACGCGCCCGCCGTCGGCGACTGGCGCACCCGGCGCGCCGAGGTGTACCAGCGGCTGATCGCCGAAGAACTCCCCGACGGGTCCTGCGGGGCCTTCCTGGTCTGGGGCGACCCGGCGCTCTACGACAGCACGCTCGGCATCCTGGAAGAGGTGCACGCGCGAGGCGGCGCGGAGTTCGACTGGACGGTCGTACCCGGTATCAGCAGTGTGTCGTCGCTCGCCGCCAAGCACCGCACGGGCCTCAACCAGGTCGGCCGCCCCGTGCAGATCACCACCGGCCGCCGGCTCTCCGAAGAGGGCCTGCCGGGCGGGGTGGACGACGTCGTGGTGATGCTGGACGCGCGGCAGGCGTTCGGGGACCTCATCGGCGAGGGACTGCACATCTACTGGGGCGCCTACCTCGGCACCCCCGACGAGATCCTGCTCTCCGGTCCGCTGGACGGGGAACTGGCCGACCGGATCCGCGGCGTCCGCGCCGCCGCCCGGGCCCGCAAGGGATGGATCATGGACACGTATCTGCTGCGCAGGGCCGACGAGCGCTGA
- a CDS encoding ABC transporter ATP-binding protein, with protein MSEATDAPPAPAGGLGAPPPGAAPAAGRPPRSVLREAAAGVRRPLAAAMLLRSGHQVFEAFVPVLVGVVVDRAVDGGSATALGGWIAVLVADFLALSLCFRFGSRATVAAAEEAAHALRVRLSGRLLAPGHTAGRDRLPGELMSVAVSDTQQIGRFAAFAVQGVSAVVALALGAALLLRMSVPLGLLVLLGTPAVLVAMNRLGRPLERRGAAEQAAAARAAGTAVDYVAGLRVLKGLRAEAPAYARYAQANRASLRATVTAARFEALLDGAAVLLGGVLVTAVAFVAGHLAMDGRIGLGDLVACTGLCQFLIGPTQSLMSVPPDAARARASAGRVAALLEQEPPERESSAVPDVPRPASGPVTGALEIDRLSYGRLRGVTLAAGAGEQVGLVVPDPGAAAELLGCLRGDLLPDTGDVRLDGAPLRSWSEDGKRAAVLVVPHQPFLFDGTVLDNVRSGWATDPGPAGALAGLLPAPPGTRVGERGAFLSGGQRQRVLLARALHADPPVLVLDEPTTAVDPVTESRMARTLRLARRGRTTFVLTSSPILLGSCDRVVLIMSGAVAAAGPHAVLAATEPAYRAAVFG; from the coding sequence ATGTCCGAAGCCACGGACGCCCCGCCCGCCCCCGCCGGCGGGCTCGGCGCACCTCCGCCCGGCGCGGCGCCCGCCGCGGGCCGGCCGCCCCGGTCGGTGCTCAGGGAAGCCGCCGCCGGAGTGCGCCGGCCCCTGGCGGCCGCCATGCTGCTGCGCAGCGGACACCAGGTCTTCGAGGCGTTCGTGCCGGTGCTGGTCGGCGTGGTGGTGGACCGGGCGGTGGACGGCGGCAGCGCGACGGCGCTGGGCGGCTGGATCGCGGTGCTCGTCGCCGACTTCCTCGCCCTCTCGCTCTGCTTCCGCTTCGGCTCGCGGGCCACCGTCGCCGCCGCCGAGGAGGCGGCGCACGCCCTGCGGGTACGCCTCTCCGGCCGGCTGCTGGCACCCGGTCACACGGCCGGCCGGGACCGGCTGCCCGGCGAGCTGATGTCCGTCGCCGTCTCGGACACCCAGCAGATCGGCCGCTTCGCGGCCTTCGCCGTCCAGGGAGTGTCCGCCGTGGTCGCACTCGCGCTCGGCGCCGCGCTGCTGCTGCGGATGTCGGTGCCGCTCGGCCTGCTGGTGCTGCTCGGCACCCCCGCGGTGCTGGTCGCCATGAACCGGCTCGGCCGCCCGCTGGAACGCCGGGGCGCCGCCGAACAGGCCGCCGCAGCCCGGGCGGCCGGCACCGCTGTCGACTACGTGGCCGGCCTGCGCGTCCTCAAGGGACTGCGGGCCGAAGCCCCCGCCTACGCCCGTTACGCGCAGGCCAACCGGGCCAGCCTGCGGGCCACCGTCACCGCGGCCCGCTTCGAGGCGCTGCTGGACGGCGCCGCGGTCCTGCTCGGCGGAGTCCTGGTCACCGCCGTCGCCTTCGTCGCCGGCCACCTCGCCATGGACGGCCGCATCGGCCTCGGCGACCTCGTCGCCTGCACCGGCCTGTGCCAGTTCCTCATCGGCCCCACCCAGTCCCTGATGTCCGTACCCCCCGACGCCGCCCGCGCCCGCGCCTCGGCCGGCCGGGTGGCCGCACTGCTGGAACAGGAGCCCCCGGAGCGGGAGTCGTCCGCGGTGCCGGACGTACCGCGTCCCGCCAGTGGGCCGGTGACCGGCGCACTGGAGATCGACCGGCTGTCGTACGGGCGGCTGCGCGGCGTGACGCTGGCGGCCGGGGCGGGGGAGCAGGTGGGGCTGGTGGTCCCCGACCCCGGCGCCGCCGCGGAACTGCTCGGCTGCCTGCGCGGCGACCTCCTGCCGGACACCGGCGACGTGCGGCTCGACGGGGCGCCGTTGCGGTCGTGGAGCGAGGACGGGAAACGCGCCGCCGTGCTCGTCGTCCCGCACCAGCCGTTCCTCTTCGACGGCACCGTCCTGGACAACGTGCGCTCCGGGTGGGCCACCGACCCCGGCCCGGCAGGGGCGCTCGCCGGGCTGCTGCCCGCGCCGCCCGGCACCCGGGTCGGCGAGCGCGGCGCCTTCCTCTCCGGCGGCCAGCGCCAACGCGTCCTGCTGGCACGGGCGTTGCACGCCGACCCGCCCGTCCTCGTACTGGACGAGCCGACCACCGCCGTCGACCCGGTGACCGAATCGCGGATGGCCCGCACGCTCAGGCTCGCCCGGCGGGGCCGTACGACATTCGTGCTGACCTCCTCGCCGATCCTGCTGGGCAGTTGTGACCGGGTGGTGCTGATCATGTCGGGCGCGGTCGCCGCCGCGGGGCCGCACGCCGTCCTCGCCGCCACCGAACCGGCCTACCGCGCGGCGGTGTTCGGATGA
- a CDS encoding cobalt-precorrin-6A reductase, whose translation MRRVLVLGGTAEARTLAAALAADPAWRVTSSLAGRTAEPRLPEGEVRSGGFGGAAGLAAWLRAERVDAIVDATHPFAAGISRHAAEASGTAGVPLLALRRPGWSAGPGDRWHSAATLREAAGLLAALGTRALVTTGRQGFAAFAEVELPVVARMVRPPEPPLPRGFRLLLDRGPFTLEGERALLRDHRIDVLVTKDSGGPATAPKLTAAREAGLPVVLVRRPAPPAGVPSVASPEEALSWLAGRA comes from the coding sequence ATGCGGCGGGTGCTCGTGCTCGGCGGCACCGCGGAGGCCAGGACGCTGGCCGCCGCGCTGGCCGCCGACCCCGCCTGGCGGGTGACCAGTTCGCTGGCCGGCCGTACCGCGGAACCCCGGCTCCCGGAAGGCGAGGTCCGCAGCGGCGGCTTCGGCGGTGCGGCCGGGCTCGCCGCGTGGCTGCGCGCGGAGCGCGTGGACGCGATCGTGGACGCCACCCACCCGTTCGCGGCCGGCATCAGCCGGCACGCCGCCGAGGCGTCCGGCACGGCCGGTGTCCCGCTGCTGGCCCTGCGCAGGCCCGGCTGGAGCGCGGGCCCCGGCGACCGCTGGCACTCCGCGGCGACCCTCCGGGAGGCCGCCGGCCTCCTCGCGGCCCTGGGCACCCGGGCCCTGGTCACCACCGGCCGCCAGGGATTCGCGGCCTTCGCCGAGGTGGAACTGCCCGTCGTGGCCCGCATGGTGCGGCCCCCTGAGCCGCCGCTGCCGCGCGGCTTCCGCCTGCTCCTCGACCGGGGCCCGTTCACTCTCGAAGGTGAACGCGCGCTGCTCCGCGACCACCGCATCGACGTCCTGGTCACCAAGGACAGCGGCGGGCCTGCCACCGCCCCCAAGCTGACTGCCGCCCGGGAGGCCGGCCTGCCGGTCGTCCTCGTCCGCCGGCCCGCGCCGCCGGCCGGCGTCCCGTCGGTGGCCTCGCCGGAGGAGGCGCTCAGCTGGCTCGCCGGCCGCGCCTGA
- a CDS encoding FecCD family ABC transporter permease, translating to MNVMRAGGGPARAAAGPVPPGRPAPDPAPSDAAAPAAALPAAAVPPRAPGRHRTAALTTGLLVAVLVLALAVAASLAVGAKSVPPHTVLDTVFHHDADDPDQVIVTSLRLPRTVIGLLAGAALGLAGTVMQGLTRNPLADPGLLGVNAGASFAVVTAIGVFGVTSFTGYVWFGFLGAAAAALLVYLVGSLGREGATPVKLALAGAAVSAGLSSLTTAVLLGDTATFDRFRFWQVGSLAGRDLSVAYQAGPFVLLGVVCALGCGRLLNALALGDDTARGLGQNVTAARIFCGVCVVLLCGSATALAGPIGFVGLTVPHAVRFFTGPDHRWILPYAMLLAPALLLVSDVVGRIAARPGEIQVGIVTALIGAPVLIVLVRRSRRAGL from the coding sequence ATGAACGTCATGCGAGCCGGGGGCGGACCCGCGCGCGCCGCCGCCGGGCCCGTGCCGCCCGGCCGTCCGGCGCCCGACCCCGCCCCATCGGACGCCGCCGCTCCCGCTGCCGCCCTGCCGGCCGCCGCCGTACCCCCGCGCGCGCCCGGCCGCCACCGCACCGCCGCGCTCACCACCGGTCTCCTGGTGGCAGTGCTCGTCCTCGCGCTCGCGGTCGCCGCCAGCCTCGCGGTCGGCGCCAAGTCCGTACCCCCGCACACCGTGCTGGACACCGTCTTCCACCATGACGCGGACGACCCCGATCAGGTCATCGTCACCTCGCTGCGGCTGCCGCGGACCGTCATCGGCCTGCTGGCCGGCGCCGCCCTCGGGCTGGCCGGGACGGTGATGCAGGGGCTGACCCGCAACCCGCTGGCCGACCCGGGACTGCTCGGCGTCAACGCCGGGGCGTCCTTCGCCGTGGTGACCGCGATCGGTGTCTTCGGCGTCACCTCCTTCACCGGATACGTGTGGTTCGGCTTCCTCGGCGCCGCAGCCGCCGCGCTGCTGGTGTACCTCGTCGGTTCGCTCGGCCGGGAGGGCGCCACACCGGTGAAACTGGCGCTGGCGGGCGCGGCGGTCAGCGCCGGGCTCTCCTCGCTGACCACGGCGGTACTGCTCGGCGACACCGCCACCTTCGACCGGTTCAGGTTCTGGCAGGTCGGCTCGCTGGCCGGCCGGGACCTGTCGGTGGCCTATCAGGCCGGCCCGTTCGTCCTGCTCGGTGTCGTCTGCGCGCTGGGCTGCGGCCGGCTGCTCAACGCGCTCGCGCTGGGCGACGACACCGCCAGAGGGCTGGGCCAGAACGTCACCGCGGCCCGGATCTTCTGCGGGGTCTGCGTGGTGCTGCTCTGCGGGTCCGCCACCGCGCTGGCCGGACCGATCGGCTTCGTCGGGCTGACCGTTCCGCACGCGGTCCGCTTCTTCACCGGTCCCGACCACCGCTGGATCCTGCCGTACGCGATGCTGCTGGCGCCCGCGCTGCTGCTGGTCTCGGACGTGGTCGGCCGGATCGCGGCCCGCCCGGGGGAGATCCAGGTCGGAATCGTCACCGCGCTGATCGGCGCCCCGGTGCTGATCGTGCTGGTCCGCCGCAGCAGGCGGGCGGGACTCTAG
- a CDS encoding AraC family transcriptional regulator, whose amino-acid sequence MSLNSQTDPVPPPVEALRVVNFDMVRGQHFGEHEHDTHQLVWAPVGVLTVDVADHSWVLPPSLALWIPAGVPHTTGATRHAQMRSVYVRPQACPVRWAQPTVVAVGPLLRELVTHLAVPDLDPGAKARAEAVMFDLLRPVGVMTIELPMPSDDRARQVAEALLAMPSDQRPLEEWGRAVGASARTLARLFGAETGMSFGRWRTRARLRASLEHMAAHRPLAAVAHQVGYTSSSSFIAAFRQETGRTPGSYFAAVPQPGGPHRHSDRSAFSKSSSAASASS is encoded by the coding sequence ATGTCGCTCAACAGCCAGACCGATCCGGTGCCGCCGCCCGTCGAGGCGCTGCGTGTCGTCAACTTCGACATGGTGCGCGGCCAGCACTTCGGGGAGCACGAACACGACACGCACCAACTGGTGTGGGCCCCGGTCGGCGTGCTGACCGTGGACGTCGCCGACCACTCCTGGGTGCTGCCGCCGTCCCTCGCGCTGTGGATTCCGGCCGGGGTGCCGCACACCACCGGCGCGACTCGGCACGCGCAGATGCGCAGCGTGTACGTGCGCCCGCAGGCCTGCCCGGTGCGGTGGGCGCAGCCGACGGTGGTCGCCGTCGGGCCGCTGCTGCGCGAGCTGGTGACGCATCTGGCCGTACCGGACCTGGACCCGGGCGCGAAAGCCCGGGCAGAGGCGGTGATGTTCGACCTGCTCCGGCCGGTCGGGGTGATGACCATCGAACTGCCGATGCCGTCGGACGACCGGGCCCGGCAGGTCGCCGAGGCACTGCTGGCCATGCCGTCCGACCAGCGGCCGCTGGAGGAGTGGGGGCGGGCGGTGGGCGCCAGCGCCCGCACTCTTGCCCGGCTCTTCGGCGCGGAGACCGGCATGTCGTTCGGCCGCTGGCGGACCAGGGCGCGGCTGCGGGCGAGCCTTGAGCACATGGCGGCCCACCGGCCGCTGGCCGCGGTCGCCCACCAGGTGGGGTACACCAGCTCCAGCTCGTTCATCGCCGCCTTCCGGCAGGAGACCGGCCGGACTCCCGGGTCCTACTTCGCCGCCGTTCCGCAACCGGGCGGCCCGCACCGTCACAGTGACCGCAGCGCCTTCTCGAAGTCGTCGAGCGCGGCGAGCGCGTCCTCGTAA